One Actinomycetota bacterium genomic window, CGAGCCGGACCGGCGACGTCGACCTGATCATCGACCCCCGCTCGGCCAAACCACTTTTGAAGGCGTTCGGGGAGGCCGGTTACCAGACCGAGGAGACCTTCCCCCAGTGGCTGTTCAAAGCCCGCAAGGACAAGATCACGGTCGACCTGATCTTCGAGATGGCGGGACCGCTCTATCTCGAGCCGCAGATGCTGGAGCGGGGAACCGTCGTGGAGATCCTCGGCACCAAGGTGCAGATGATCAGTCCGGAGGACTTCATCGTCAGTCAGGCAATGGCGTTCAAGGAGGACACCGCGGTCTACTGGTTCAACGCCTTCGGCGTGATCGCCCGGCAGGACCTGGACTGGGACTACCTCGTGGAGATGGCCCAGCGCGGCCCCCGGATGTTCCTCTCGATGCTCCT contains:
- a CDS encoding nucleotidyltransferase, which translates into the protein MRVVQSKSRTHDADPDRDESFRRVLAESIEITENNGVQYLVGGSLASLTWGRPSRTGDVDLIIDPRSAKPLLKAFGEAGYQTEETFPQWLFKARKDKITVDLIFEMAGPLYLEPQMLERGTVVEILGTKVQMISPEDFIVSQAMAFKEDTAVYWFNAFGVIARQDLDWDYLVEMAQRGPRMFLSMLLLAQAKDLPVPDSVIRRIFAGAFPEHE